AGCTTGTCCTTGTGCTCCTCCGGGATTTCCTCCCAGGTAGGTTTAATCAGGATATCATCCACGGTAAACGGCTTAAAATACTGTTTCCAGTTATTGATCCAGTCCTTATCCTCTGTCTCACCGGACTCTATGGTACATTCCCCTAAATCCGTGAACATGGAAAGCTCGGAAAGCCCTTCTTCCACACGCTGTAGCATGCCCTGGATATCTGAATCCGGTTCCAGATAAAAGCTGACCTTTGCAACACCCTCATCCGGCGGAAGCTCCGGCAGAATGTCGATAAACATGCCTTTTGTCTCTGCTTCCGTAAGAGGGATATTATCTTCGATTTCAATTCCTTCTATTCCGATTTCATCAAACATGCTGCTGACTAAATCCACGGCCTCTGTGGTTGTGGTCAGCGTAAATTTCTTCCATTTCATAGCAATTCCCTATCCTTTTATAATTTTTACAAATAAACACAAAAGCACCACTAAAACTACCGGGCGCACAATCTTTAATCCATTTTTCACTACAAGACCTGATCCGATATAATGGCCTGCAATACAGAATAGTCCTGACGCCAGTCCTAAGGGAATCAAAACCTTTCCATTTATTAAAAAAGTCACCAATGCTGCAATGTTGGAGGATAAATTGATCACTTTCGTGGTACCTGATGCACTCCTGACATCCATTTTGGCTAATCCGGTCAGAATAAGCAGTAAGAAGGTTCCCGTCCCTGGTCCATAAAATCCGTCATAGCCTCCAATGATCAGCGCTGCACATATGCTGATTAAAAGCATCTTTTTCTCAGGCAGACTGCCTTCCTCCTGATCTCCCAGGTTTTTATTCCTGAGAACATAAAAAGCAACAACCGGGAGTACCGCCAGCATCATGCCTTTTAATACCCGCTCACTGGCAAGCATGGATAAATGCGCTCCGATTACAGAGCCGACCACAGCAAAAAGTGCGGCAAGCAGAGACAGCTTTGCTTTAATGTAGCCGCCCTTCGCATACCTGGCCGTAGAGATCACGGTTCCCATGGTGGAACCCAGTTTATTGGTCCCAATGGCCAAATGAGGAGGCACCCCTGCTGCCAGATATGCGGGAAGGGATATAAGTCCTCCGCCTCCTGCTATGGAGTCCACAAATCCTGCCAGAAAAACAAGAGGGCATACGATCAGATATTGGTACATAGGCGTTTTCCTTTCCTTGGCATCCGGGAGCCGGATTTTCTTATTATAGTATAGGAACGAAGTTCTTTCAGCTTTAAACCACAAAATATCATAACATACAATGAAATCCCTTGCAAGCATCTAACATCAACGAAATTTGAAGGGTTATTTCATCTTTTACAAAAAAAATAATTTTTTTTAAAAAAGATGCAATAAAATCTGTAGCTGATGCATTAACTAATTGAACGGATGAGAATAACTTTTGTTTCGTTCCGGTCGCAAGGGCAAAAAAATATCAAGTAAACGAAATTCCTTGATGCATTACACCCCATCACACCCGCCTGAGCGATTGGAATTGAAACAGGAACTATTTTCACAAATTACAAAGCAAAAAACATTTGTAATGAAAAACAGGGGACGCACCTCATGGCTGAAGCATTTCAGCCGTCAGGTGCGTCTCCTGCTTTTTTACAATGAAAGCTTTCTGTTTCATCTTTTATTGTTTTCCATCTAATGATCAATATCTCTTTTTGCCTCTAAAACTGCTTCCTGACAGATTGCCAACTCTTCCTCATTTGCAAAAAATGATTCATCTCCCTGGCCCCGGGACGAAAAATACGATCCGGAAAAATAAAAATCAAATGAAAGAAAAGGTACGGCAGAAAATTTCCGCCATACCTTTTAAAAACATTCAATCAAGTTTACTGAATCCATGCGCCGTCAGCTCCCACCTTATATCCGTCAGGAGTGGTCGTATTTGTAAGCAGCCTTCCCAGATGGCCATCGGACATGGTATTAAAGTAATAAGCTTTTCCGCCAATGATCTGCCAGCCTATTCTCATAGCACCCATTGTACCGTCATCCACCGGATTTAAGTAATACTTAAGACCTCCCTCATCTGCATACCACCCGGTCAGCATATGGCCCTCCCAATTAAACCGGTACCATCTGCCATCGATATACTTCCAGCAGTTAGATGGCCAGCTTCCGTCACTGTATTGAAACCACCAGCCGGAAGGGCTGTAGCGCCAGCCTCTCTGGCAGCTATAGCTGCCTGGGCCGTCGTCATCATCATCATCGTCCCAGTAGTCAAAAGATTCACTTCCCTCAACAGGCCCTTTGATTTTTGTACCTGAACCGTTCCAGCCGGGAAACTCCCGGACAGTCTGCCCGTCTGCGGCCATGACGGCAGCCGGAAACAGAACCGCTATCCACATAACAGCAACTGTCAGTGCCAGTTTTTTTGCAAGCCTTCCCATACCTTCCCCTCCATTTAAAACCATGTATCTTCCGGAATCCTTATTTAAAGATTCCCTTTTTTTTATGTTTGTCGCCTTCGCCTGTGCCGTTCATGGCTTCGTCAAACTTACGAAGCGCCTCTTTTTGAGCCTCTGTCATGCGTTCGGGCACTGAAACCACCAAAGTAACAAAATGGTCGCCGCGAATGGCCCGGTTGCGCAAGGAAGGGACACCCTTTCCTTTTAAGCGTACCTTGGTATCAGTCTGAGTTCCCGCCTTTACTTCGTATTCCACTTCCCCATCCACAGTCTTGATCCGGATGGTTCCGCCTAAGGCAGCTTTGGCAAAGGAAACGGGTACTGTTGAGAAAATGCTGGTATCCTGGCGTTTGAAAATCGGATGGTTGGATACCACTGCCTCTACCAGCAGATCGCCTCTCTCTCCGCCATTGGTTCCCGGCTCTCCTGCACCTGCAAGGCGCACGGACTGTCCGTTGTCAATTCCTGCCGGAATGGTAACTTTAAATTTCTTTCTTTTTGTATTGTATCCGCTGCCATAGCAGTCCGGGCATTTTTCCTTAATGATTTTCCCGCTGCCTCCGCAGTCCGGACAAGTCTGAACATTCTGTATCTGGCCGAAGAAGGATTGCTGGGTATACATGATCTTTCCTTTTCCATTACATTTCGGACATGTAACCGGTGAGGTCCCCGCTTTTGCACCGCTTCCGTGGCAGGAGGAACACTCTTCCTTAAAATTGATCTCAATCTCCTTCTCGCAGCCGAAAATCGCATCCTCAAAGGTGATGCGGATGCTGGTTCTGACATTTGCTCCCCTAGATGGCCCATTGTACTGGGCGCTGCTTCTTCGTCCTCCGCCAAAGATATCTCCGAAAATATCTCCGAAAATATCTCCCATGTCTGCTCCGCTGAAATCGAAGCCGCCAAAGCCGCCTGCTCCTCCGCTTCCGTCAAAGGCAGCAGAACCGAACTGGTCATACTGGCGTCTTTTATCAGGATCGCTAAGGACACTGTAGGCCTCGGAAGCCTGCTTAAACTTCTCAGCAGCTGCGGCATCTCCGGGATTTGTGTCAGGATGGTATTTCTTAGCTAATACCCTGTAAGCCTTCTTAATGGCTGCATCATCCGCATCCTTTGGAATACCCAGGGTTTCATAATAATCTTTTTTACTCTCTGCCATCTTAGGTCTACCTTTCATAGATTAAAGCAACTGGGAAAAAGTGCTGTATCGCTACAACACTTTTCCCAAAGTCCTGTCTACTGACCAGACTAGTTTACACCTCTTTGTAATCTCCGTCAACTACATCGCTGTCCTGGTAGGAAGCATTTTCCGCTCCCATGTCAGGGCCTGCGCCCTGGGCACCGCCCTGAGCCTGGGCCTGCTCATAAACTTTTGCAAATAAAGCCTGAGCACTGTTCATCAGTTTTTCTTTGCCGGCCTTGATGTCTTCGATCTGAGCATCAGTCATCTCATCAATAGGAGCTCTGCCTATGGCCTCTTTCAATGCATTTAAGTCCGCTTCCACAGATGCCTTATCGTTTGCATCGATCTTATCTCCTACTTCCTGCAGAGCTTTCTCTGTCTGGAATACCATGGAGTCTGCATCGTTTCTTGCGTCAATGCCTTCCTTGCGCTTCTTATCCTGAGCCTCGTATTCAGCCGCTTCCTTAACTGCCTTATCAATATCAGAATCAGACATGTTGGAGCCGGAAGTAATGGTAATATGCTGTTCCTTGCCTGTTCCCAAATCCTTAGCGGAAACATTTACGATACCGTTGGCATCGATATCAAAGGTAACCTCGATCTGAGGAACGCCTCTTCTTGCAGGAGGAATTCCATCCAGACGGAACTGGCCTAAGGTCTTGTTATCTCTTGCAAACTGTCTTTCACCCTGTACCACGTGGATGTCAACCGCTGTCTGGTTGTCAGCCGCTGTGGAGAAGATCTGGCTCTTCTTTGTGGGGATAGTCGTATTTCTTTCAATTAATCTGGTAGCAACGCCGCCCATGGTCTCAATGGATAAGGAAAGGGGAGTTACGTCCAGAAGCAGGATATCGCCTGCACCTGCATCACCTGCAAGCTTTCCGCCCTGGATGCTGGCGCCGATGGCAACACATTCATCCGGGTTCAGGGATTTAGAAGGCTCCTTGCCTGTCAGCTGTTTTACTTTTTCCTGTGCAGCCAGCATACGGGTAGATCCGCCTACTAACAATACTTTTCCTAACTCAGCAGCAGTAATGCCGGCATCCTTTAATGCATTCTGTACCGGGATCGCAGTGCGCTCGATCAGATCTGCTGTCAGCTCATCAAACTTTGCTCTGGTCAGATTCATATCCAGATGCTTTGGACCTTCAGAGGTAGCAGTGATAAACGGAAGGTTGATGTTGGTTGTGGTAGCGGAGGATAATTCCTTCTTTGCCTTTTCAGCAGCTTCTCTTAATCTCTGCATTGCCATCTTGTCGCCGGATAAATCAACGCCTTCTGCCTTCTTGAATTCATCTACCATCCACTGAGTCACGCGGTTATCGAAATCATCACCGCCCAGACGGGTATCGCCGTTGGTGGAAAGAACTTCGATGACGCCGTCGCCGATTTCAATGATGGAAACATCAAAAGTACCGCCGCCTAAGTCATATACCATGATCTTCTGCTCTTTTTCATTATCAAGTCCATAAGCCAGAGCTGCTGCTGTCGGCTCGTTGATAATACGCTTTACGTCAAGGCCTGCAATCTTACCGGCATCCTTGGTTGCCTGACGCTGTGCGTCGTTAAAATATGCCGGTACGGTAATAACCGCTTCGGTTACTTTTTCTCCTAAATAAGCCTCTGCATCTGCCTTTAATTTCTGAAGAATCATGGCAGAAATTTCCTGAGGGCTGTAATTCTTTCCGTCAATAGCCACCTTGTAGTCCGTGCCTATATGTCTTTTGATGGAAGAGATGGTGCGGTCAGAGTTTGTTACTGCCTGACGCTTTGCAGGCTCACCTACAAGCCTCTCTCCGTTTTTAGTAAATGCAACAACGGATGGTGTGGTTCTTACGCCTTCGCTGTTGGGAATTACAACTGGTTTACCGCCTTCCATAACGGCTACACAGCTATTTGTTGTACCTAAGTCAATACCAATGATCTTGCCCATAGTTTTTTCCTCCTATTTAATAAACAAAAATAAATGATTACCAATTTTATGTTTCCTGATGCCATATAACTAATTAGCCACCTGCACCATGGAATGCCTTACCACGGTGTCGCGGTAGGTATAACCCTTCTGGAGCTCCTGGGAGATTATATTCTCACCCAGTGATTCATCTTCAATATGCATTACCGCATTATGGAAATCAGGATCAAACGGCTTTCCTACTGCTTCAATCGGTTTTACACCGGCCTCTTCCAGGGTTTTCATAAGCTGTTTGTATATCATTTCCATTCCATCAGCAAAAGGAGCTTTTTTTTCCTCCTCTGAAATGGCTGCAAGGCCTCTTTCAAAATTATCAACTACCGGAAGGATGCGCTCAACAATATCCTTTGCTCCGATTTCAAACATGGCTGATTTTTCTTTTTCTGTTCTCTTGCGGTAATTATCAAATTCAGCCATGGACCGCTGCAGGCGGTCTGTCAGTTCCTCTATTTTTTCATCCCTTGGGTCTTTTTTCTCTTTCTTTTTTCCGAAAAGGCCCTTTTTCCCGGATTCTTCTTTGGAATCCTCTGCAGCCGTTTCTTCCTCCGGAACATTTTCCTGGGTTCCATTATCCCCGCAGGCTTCTGCGCCTTCTATTTCTTTTTCAGCGGAAACGGCATCCTCTGTATAAACAGTTTCGTCTGCCAGATTCTCATCTGTTTTCACATCTTCCATGCTCAATGCTCTACCCTTTACCTTTCATCTTTTTTCAAAATGGTATCCAGCTGCGTCATGAGATTGCGCAATGTGCTGAGTACCTTTTCATAATCCATCCGTTTCGGACCAATGATTCCAATGGTACCTCTTAAGCCTTCCCCCAGTTCATAGTTGGCGGTTACAATGCTGCAGTCCTTCATTGTCTTAACAGGAGCCTCATCGCCAATATATACCTGGATTCCGGATCCGCTCTCCGAACTGTTCACATCATCGATCAACCCCTGTAAAAGATCCTTCTGTTCCAGCGTACCGATAAGCTTACTGGCCCTTTCACCATCGCTTAACTCCGGATACTTGAAAATGTTCGTAGCACCGCTGGTATAAATCTGAAGGTCTTCATCATCCCCCCGGATGGCTGCGGCCACCTCGGTGAGAACCCGGTCCACCACATCACAGTGGGACCCTGCCTGAACTTTCATCCTGCTGATCACTTCAAGATTGATCTCCTCTATGGTCAGCCCGTTAAGGGCATTGTTAAGAAGAATGTTAAGATTCAGAAGTCCTTCGTCATCTAATTCCGTATGAATGGGTATCATGGTGTTCTTAATAATATTGCCTTCCACCACAATTACCAAAAGAAGCTTTTCATCATCAACCTTGGAAAGCTGAATGAACTTCAGTTTGTTCCGGTGGTACTGGGGTGCGCTGATCATTGCCGCGTAATTGGTGTTCTGTGCAAGAAGCTTTGCCATCTGCTTTAATAAGAGCTCTACCCTATCCACCCGCTTTAACATCATATCTTTGATTTCAGTGACTTCCTCTTCTTTTTCCTGCATGATCTGGTCCACATAAAAGCGGTAACCCCTGTCAGAAGGAATCCTTCCAGCGGAGGTATGGGGCTGAACAATATATCCCAGCTCCTCCAGATCAGACATCTCATTTCGGATGGTAGCAGAGCTTAAGTGCAAATCCGTATACTTTGATATGGTACGGGAACCTACCGGCTCTCCGGTCTCCAGATAAGTTTTGATGATGGCTTTTAATATAGTTACTTTTCGCTCATCCAACTGATCCCTGTCACTCAAACTGCCCCACTTCCTTTCTGAGTCTTTTTTTGTTAGCACTCAACGTTTGGGAGT
The nucleotide sequence above comes from Lacrimispora sp. BS-2. Encoded proteins:
- the dnaK gene encoding molecular chaperone DnaK — translated: MGKIIGIDLGTTNSCVAVMEGGKPVVIPNSEGVRTTPSVVAFTKNGERLVGEPAKRQAVTNSDRTISSIKRHIGTDYKVAIDGKNYSPQEISAMILQKLKADAEAYLGEKVTEAVITVPAYFNDAQRQATKDAGKIAGLDVKRIINEPTAAALAYGLDNEKEQKIMVYDLGGGTFDVSIIEIGDGVIEVLSTNGDTRLGGDDFDNRVTQWMVDEFKKAEGVDLSGDKMAMQRLREAAEKAKKELSSATTTNINLPFITATSEGPKHLDMNLTRAKFDELTADLIERTAIPVQNALKDAGITAAELGKVLLVGGSTRMLAAQEKVKQLTGKEPSKSLNPDECVAIGASIQGGKLAGDAGAGDILLLDVTPLSLSIETMGGVATRLIERNTTIPTKKSQIFSTAADNQTAVDIHVVQGERQFARDNKTLGQFRLDGIPPARRGVPQIEVTFDIDANGIVNVSAKDLGTGKEQHITITSGSNMSDSDIDKAVKEAAEYEAQDKKRKEGIDARNDADSMVFQTEKALQEVGDKIDANDKASVEADLNALKEAIGRAPIDEMTDAQIEDIKAGKEKLMNSAQALFAKVYEQAQAQGGAQGAGPDMGAENASYQDSDVVDGDYKEV
- the grpE gene encoding nucleotide exchange factor GrpE, with the protein product MEDVKTDENLADETVYTEDAVSAEKEIEGAEACGDNGTQENVPEEETAAEDSKEESGKKGLFGKKKEKKDPRDEKIEELTDRLQRSMAEFDNYRKRTEKEKSAMFEIGAKDIVERILPVVDNFERGLAAISEEEKKAPFADGMEMIYKQLMKTLEEAGVKPIEAVGKPFDPDFHNAVMHIEDESLGENIISQELQKGYTYRDTVVRHSMVQVAN
- a CDS encoding TSUP family transporter — translated: MYQYLIVCPLVFLAGFVDSIAGGGGLISLPAYLAAGVPPHLAIGTNKLGSTMGTVISTARYAKGGYIKAKLSLLAALFAVVGSVIGAHLSMLASERVLKGMMLAVLPVVAFYVLRNKNLGDQEEGSLPEKKMLLISICAALIIGGYDGFYGPGTGTFLLLILTGLAKMDVRSASGTTKVINLSSNIAALVTFLINGKVLIPLGLASGLFCIAGHYIGSGLVVKNGLKIVRPVVLVVLLCLFVKIIKG
- the hrcA gene encoding heat-inducible transcriptional repressor HrcA, whose product is MSDRDQLDERKVTILKAIIKTYLETGEPVGSRTISKYTDLHLSSATIRNEMSDLEELGYIVQPHTSAGRIPSDRGYRFYVDQIMQEKEEEVTEIKDMMLKRVDRVELLLKQMAKLLAQNTNYAAMISAPQYHRNKLKFIQLSKVDDEKLLLVIVVEGNIIKNTMIPIHTELDDEGLLNLNILLNNALNGLTIEEINLEVISRMKVQAGSHCDVVDRVLTEVAAAIRGDDEDLQIYTSGATNIFKYPELSDGERASKLIGTLEQKDLLQGLIDDVNSSESGSGIQVYIGDEAPVKTMKDCSIVTANYELGEGLRGTIGIIGPKRMDYEKVLSTLRNLMTQLDTILKKDER
- a CDS encoding glucan-binding protein, yielding MGRLAKKLALTVAVMWIAVLFPAAVMAADGQTVREFPGWNGSGTKIKGPVEGSESFDYWDDDDDDDGPGSYSCQRGWRYSPSGWWFQYSDGSWPSNCWKYIDGRWYRFNWEGHMLTGWYADEGGLKYYLNPVDDGTMGAMRIGWQIIGGKAYYFNTMSDGHLGRLLTNTTTPDGYKVGADGAWIQ
- the dnaJ gene encoding molecular chaperone DnaJ; the encoded protein is MAESKKDYYETLGIPKDADDAAIKKAYRVLAKKYHPDTNPGDAAAAEKFKQASEAYSVLSDPDKRRQYDQFGSAAFDGSGGAGGFGGFDFSGADMGDIFGDIFGDIFGGGRRSSAQYNGPSRGANVRTSIRITFEDAIFGCEKEIEINFKEECSSCHGSGAKAGTSPVTCPKCNGKGKIMYTQQSFFGQIQNVQTCPDCGGSGKIIKEKCPDCYGSGYNTKRKKFKVTIPAGIDNGQSVRLAGAGEPGTNGGERGDLLVEAVVSNHPIFKRQDTSIFSTVPVSFAKAALGGTIRIKTVDGEVEYEVKAGTQTDTKVRLKGKGVPSLRNRAIRGDHFVTLVVSVPERMTEAQKEALRKFDEAMNGTGEGDKHKKKGIFK